In the genome of Palaemon carinicauda isolate YSFRI2023 chromosome 15, ASM3689809v2, whole genome shotgun sequence, one region contains:
- the LOC137654220 gene encoding uncharacterized protein, with protein MTYSVLASAVPVDHPRSSARKLSASQTSTSRPGTPIVTPRTTTPSVSRPPSRSVSRLTTFGPHQGEQQLEELGEEEEEDQENSKNLHQRNRRLTRSVSQELAEEVESSEELLSGASLVSISETDTFPPSSAPSTPPRGRPSSQTEEGRRLGFSATCGRPSCAPGHLKSLSRALTAASASYRTRHSKYCNCSSTHLLNEVAMVDAQVIYASSHDPQFPPAAIMDGRRETFWVSSGLYPQFLVVSLPGLTSIDNVNIVAYNVRKISVARSIKKQPTDFEEIAQEELNQDEGKLQESPILSQNVSAIFLRISIEEAYDHFCAVHSLRVTGSVSNQGNNSSALPAKKTLIADTPIPPKESTLAIREVPSYQKPHEIEQPSSVKPINVAPMDEDDIGEDFSPMVEDIGPDMSPTVEDMVEDMGADLSPRAEDIVADASPTVEDKEEDLSPRVEKIGADMSSLVEYIGDDDEDDMFPVTQVKGATLIKAVGDDDADDLDEF; from the exons ATGACTTACTCAGTCCTGGCCTCCGCAGTGCCGGTGGATCATCCACGTTCGTCAGCCAGAAAGTTAAGCGCGAGTCAGACTTCGACGTCTAGGCCTGGGACTCCTATAGTAACACCCAG GACAACCACGCCGTCGGTGTCGAGACCTCCTTCGCGTTCCGTCAGTAGACTCACGACTTTTGGACCACACCAGGGGGAACAGCAGCTCGAGGAGTTGggcgaagaagaggaggaagaccagGAGAATAGCAAAAACCTTCATCAACGAAATCGTAGGCTTACGAGGAGCGTTAGCCAAGAGTTAGCGGAGGAAGTTGAGTCCAGTGAGGAACTACTTTCAG GGGCATCACTCGTTAGTATCAGCGAAACTGACACTTTCCCGCCTTCGTCGGCACCTTCGACGCCTCCCAGGGGAAGGCCGAGCTCGCAGACAGAGGAAGGCAGGCGACTGGGCTTCAGCGCTACCTGCGGGAGGCCCTCCTGCGCCCCAGGTCATCTCAAGTCCCTGTCCCGGGCGCTGACAGCTGCATCGGCTTCGTATAGGACTAGACATTCTAA GTACTGTAACTGTTCCTCTACCCACTTGCTGAACGAGGTCGCAATGGTGGACGCTCAGGTCATCTACGCGTCCAGTCATGACCCACAATTCCCTCCAGCAGCAATCATGGACGG acgCAGAGAAACCTTCTGGGTCTCAAGCGGTTTATATCCCCAGTTCCTGGTTGTGTCCCTGCCTGGTCTAACGTCTATCGACAATGTGAACATCGTCGCTTATaatg TTCGGAAAATCTCGGTGGCCAGAAGCATCAAGAAGCAGCCGACGGACTTCGAAGAGATAGCACAGGAAG AGTTGAATCAAGATGAAGGGAAGCTACAGGAATCGCCCATATTATCTCAGAACGTCAGCGCTATTTTCCTCAGGATTTCCATTGAAGAAG CCTACGACCACTTCTGTGCTGTGCACAGCCTCAGAGTCACAGGATCTGTCAGCAACCAAGGTAACAACAGCAGCGCCCTCCCAGCCAAGAAAACGTTGATAGCGGACACTCCAATCCCACCGAAAGAGTCTACCCTGGCCATTAGAGAGGTTCCCAGTTACCAGAAGCCCCATGAAATCGAGCAG CCCTCGAGCGTTAAGCCAATCAACGTGGCACCGATGGACGAGGATGACATAGGAGAGGACTTTTCCCCGATGGTCGAAGACATCGGACCAGACATGTCGCCGACGGTTGAGGACATGGTCGAGGACATGGGCGCCGACTTGTCGCCGAGGGCCGAGGACATAGTCGCAGATGCGTCGCCGACGGTCGAGGATAAAGAAGAAGACTTGTCGCCGAGGGTCGAGAAAATAGGAGCGGACATGTCTTCGCTGGTTGAatacataggagatgatgatgaagacgataTGTTCCCCGTGACGCAGGTAAAAGGGGCGACGCTTATCAAAGCCGTAGGTGACGATGACGCAGATGACCTAGACGAGTTCTGA